In the Lycium ferocissimum isolate CSIRO_LF1 unplaced genomic scaffold, AGI_CSIRO_Lferr_CH_V1 ctg6292, whole genome shotgun sequence genome, ttttggcatgccttagttataaataggttatgacacgagccacgaggaaattctattctcgcgatccgagcatatctatgattcttatttgtttcttggtattcgtatgcttgatgtgatgaaatattggcccttatgtctttggaatatttgattttcaaacgttgcataaaaagttttgtttttaaagagttccgtaactactaacgaccgtaactttcacagaaaggctcggattgcctcgatatgttcgtaggagcttttatggcatatgatgactatgttttccataggcgggcccgacttggtcacacacccatccgtgggccccgcgactttcctttatgtacttcgatgacttttgaaagaatatgatatgactattatcccgatttccgGTGCGATCgatttacttatcttttgagtttatgataatgattttatgcatatggttactcactactcgctcgtgcaaatggttattgcatctttcgccgagtccctgggccggttatgtatcgtgcgcactatatgatattacgggtatgatgtgtcggttcgccgagctcctctcgCTATTGGtagggtaccgtgtatatttggtgttatgatgtgtccggttcgccgagcccctccgctatagggtGCGGCACCGTGTAtatgatattgaccgctggatttttgatcgcggtatgtcgggtttcggagatatgaaatcttctggagtatgatgtgttatgacgccattgacgggcgggcgaccatattttctgagccctatgcatgatttgtattttgaaactagacatttttgtattttgaaactagacattttggtattttggatatgcacttattttttgtacttctgtttcggttatgactcagatttgtttactgtatcttctgctttgcatactcagtacatatttcgtacgaccccaCGTCTTCgagtcgcgtttcatgcccacagtacggacgtacggttcggtgatccgccgatcTAGGACACCCGTTCatttgtttggagtgctccctttattccggagcccacattttggtatatactcgtccgttgcatatgtattcgtTTGTTCGGGGGgaacggcgggccccgtcccgtcatatgattctcgttgtaCCATTTAGAGGTACGCGTAGACGTATacgtgggttgtgcctacttcgtataggtgtgtttgtatgttatatgttacgggcgatcccattcgccgtggcggccttgttcggcttgcatttgtatatattttgggccgtttaCACATGATAGCCTTGCGAAGCTTcgtgatatatatgtttgtgtttgagacagtttatACTAcatctgatatttgtatacgtataagtaatctgtatgtgattcggattaataaatatgtttgggtgcccagctcgggcactagtcacggcctacggggttgggtcgtgacaactactATCTTTCATGACATGATCCATAAGGAAATTGAAGTCTATGTGGACGATATCATCATCAAGTCACGAAAGAGTTCAGATCACTTGACGGATTTGAAGAAGTTTTCGACGATGTTGAGGCGATATAACTTGAAATTAAATCCGAAAGTGTGCATTTGGTGTTCTGTTTGAAGTCATTACGTTTATTGTGAGCAGGAGGAGCATAGAATTGGATCCTTCAAAGATAAAGGCTATTCAAGAGTTGCCTGCTGCAAAGAGTCGAAAGGACGTGATGAGTTTCCTCGGTCGTCTCAATTACATTAGCCGGTTCATAGCGCAATCGACAGTAATATGTGAGCCGATAATCAAGCTATTGAGGAAAGATGCTGCTACCAAATGGATGGAAGATTGCCAACGAGCTTTTGATAAAATCAAGGAGTATTTGTCTAATCCACCTGTTTTGGTGCCTCCAGAAGCTGGAAGacctttgttattatatttgtctgTGTCAGCAAATGCATTTGGATGCGTGCTGGGACAACATGATgaaacaagaaagaaggagCAAGCAATATACTATTTGAGCAAGAAATTCACGCCTTATGAGGCCCGTTATACTTTGTTGGAACGCACCTGTTGTTCTTTGACTTGGGTTGCACAAAAGTTGAGACATTATCTCGTACCGCATATACTACTTATCTCATCTCAAGGATGGATCCACTCAAGTATATCTTTCAGAAGCCCATGCCTATCGGGAAGTTGGCCAAATGGCAAATTCGCTAAGTGAATTCGATATTGTATATGTCACCCAAAAGGCTATCAAAATGTGCGGTGCAATAGCGAGATCATCTTGCCGAACATCCCGTGAACAAAGAATACATGCCTCTTAAAACTTATTTCCCCGATGAAGAGGTATTGTTTGTCGGAGAGAAGATATCTCGTAGGAATATCCGGGGTGGCGAATGTTCTTTGATGGGGCTGCAAACTCCAAAGGAGTTGGCATTGGAGCGATTTTAGTTTGAGTCGGCGCATTATCCAATTTCAAAGAAAAGCTCGGGTTTCCGTGCACCAACAATATGGCAGAATATGAGGCTTGTATTCTTGGACTCAGAATGGCAGTTGATATGAACATACAAGAATTATTGGTTATAGGTGATTCTGACTTATTGGCTCATCAAGTACAAGGCGAGTGGACCACCAAGAACGTGAAGATACTTCCGTACCTGCATTGTGTGAAAGATTTGTGTAAGAGATTTATCAAGGTGGAATTCAAACATGTCCCgagggctcaaaatgagttcGCTGATGCTTTGGCAACCTTGTCCTCTATGATTCAGTACCCGGACAAGAATTATATAGATCTATCAAGGTGAATGTGCAAGACCAAAGAAGCCTATTGTTTCCATGTAGATGAAGAACCCGATGGAGAACCGGTATTATGACATTAAGAAGTATTTCAAGGCAAGTGAGACTATCCGAAGGCATAACCGGTGTTCAAGAGAACACTTCGAAGATTAGCAAATCACTTTTTACGAAATGGAGAAATCCTTTATAGGAGGACTTCAGATTTAGGATTGCTAAGGTGTGTTGATGCCAAAGAAGCGGTCAAGTTGATTGAAGAAGTGCATGGCGGTGCATGTGGACCTCACATGAATGGTTTTACTCGCTAAGAAAATTCTACGAGCTGGCTATTTACGGATGACTATGGAACCGACCGCATTCGTTTTCTGCAAAAATGTCACCAATGTCAGATTCATGGTGATTTGATTCGTGTCCCACCAAATGAGTTAAATGTGACGAGTTCTCCCTGGCCATTCACagcttggggcatggatgttATTGGTCCTATCGAGCCAGCCGCGTCAAATGGACATAGGTTCATTTTGGTAGCCATCGACTACTTCACAAAATGGGTAGAAGCATCTTCGTACAAGTCAGTGACGAAGAAGGTAGTGGTAGACTTTGTTCGCAACAACATCATTTGTCGATTCGGAATCCCTGAGTCAATTATAACAGACAATGGAGCTAATCTTAATAGTGGTTTGATGCGGGAGATATGTGAAACCTTTAAGATTACTCATCGCAATTCCACCCCATACCGACCTCAGATGAATGGAGCAGTTGAAGcagccaacaaaaacatcaagagaaTATTGCGAAAGATGATTGATAATTACCGACATTGGCACGAAAAACTGCCATTGGCCCTTCTCGGTTATCGCACCACTGTTAGGACTTCAACTGGGGCAACGCCTTATCTTTTGGTCTATGGAACAGAGGCTGTGCTACCAGCAGAAGTAGAGATACCATCCTTGAGAATTATCCAAGAAGCTGAGTTAAGTGATGCCAAGTGGGTACAAAATCGATATGAACAATTGATGCTCATTGACGAAAAGAGGATGAATGCAGTTTGTCATGGACAGCTTTATCAGAACAAGATAGCCAAAGCTTTCAACAAGAAGGTAAGGCCAAGACGATTCAAACCGGGGCAATTGGTGTTGAAGCGCATATTCCCACACCAAAATGaagctaagggaaaatttgcaCCTAACTGGCAAGGGCCTTACATGGTTCACCGAGTATTAACTGGAGGAGCACTAATTTTAGCAGAAATGGATGGCGAAGTGTGGCCGAAAGCTATCAATGCAGATGCCGTCAAGAGATACTACGTCTAGgagcttttcatttattttataagtaaTGTTTTGTAATGTCTTTCTATGTAATGAAACTACATTTCCTCGGCAGGATTTGTAGGAAACCCATATCGGGTTTGGTCTCTTTAAGATAGAAATTTCTAAAACTCCATTTGCTTGTAATTTGAACTACGCCTGACCTGATTCCCGTGAGGGCATACGTAGGCGGACTACATAGGTtcggtcacattattagaaaattttaattttattttttgtatgtcTTGAACTACGCTTGGCCTgattcccgtggtgggatacgtaggcagcctatATAAGGCTCGGTCTCGTCGTGTTAAAATTCAATATCCTCCTACGCCAGAAACTGGGACAATTTTTAAGGGCATCGTTGCAAGATGACATTGAGAGATAAGGTCAACTGAGTCATCAGACAAAGGaaagactttggagaaaggacgtTCGCTTTGTTTCACAACGTGTCATGGTTCAAAGTTCGGCAGAAATTATttatcattatatacatatttaccaTAAATTTGTGCATATTTCCTTTTATAATAATACGATTTTCTTTATCAATTGGTTTTATTAATTGGCCAAGACTTAGAAATAGGCGGAGGTTACAAGTCCATACAAAGCTGGAAGCACGAGGCATCAAGAGCTGGATCTTCAAAGTCAACACGAGTCAACCTCCCCCAAAAACTCACAAATTTTCTTTGAGCACAGGTTCTCAAAATTGCGGAAGTTGGAAATCTATAACGTTTGACCTTGCAAGGACTATGCATCGAACGgtttgaatttgcttacaacaTTTAGGAGGAATTATGCCCCTCGCCTGACAACTCTCGAATTTTACgataaattaatgcttaagttTTACAAAGATTTTCAATGTATCGATGCACAAATATTTTCTACTGTTTCAAATGCTTCGCATaaaatgctttcaaatgcaCAGCACATGCACTACTGCTTTCGAATGTTctgcataaatgctttcaaacGCACCGCGCATGAATCGCACTACTATTTTCAAACGCATTACCGCTTTCAAATGCTCTGCACAAACGCTTTCAAATACACTGCACATGCGCTACTGCTTTTAATGCTTTCAAACGCACTGCACATGCATCGCACTACTGCTATCAAATGCTCTGCACGAATGCTTTCAAATACACTGCACATGCATCGCACCATTGCTTTCAAACGCTCTGCATGAATGCTTTCAAATGCACTGCGCATGCACTGCACAAACGCTTTTATTTGCTCTGCACAAATGCTTTTAAATGCACTGTACATACACACTGCACACGCACTGCACGAACGCTTTCATTTGCTCCGCACAAATGCTTTTAAATGCACTGCACATACACACTGCACACGCACTGCACAAATGCTTTCATCTGCTCCGCACAAATGCTCTCAAATGCATTGCACTACCGCGTTTAAATGCACTACTTGCTTTCAAATGCTTTGCATGCCTGCTTTAAGAAACACTGCACACGCACtgcataaatattttaaattgcttCGCGTAAATGCTTTCAAACGCACATGCACCGCACAAATACTTTAAAATTCACTGCATAAATGCTTTACACCATGGGTCATGCTGGTTTGaaaacctcattttcatcaatcATTGGGTTTTAAAGAAAACCTCATCATGCCGGCTTAGAAAGCCTCATTTTCATAGATCATTTGGCTTAAATAGCCTCATCTTCTGGTTTAGGGCctcattttcattaatcatCGTCAAAGGCATCATTCGCATGAATCATCGGTCTGAGACCTCATTTGCATTTAGCCTTAGCTAAGGCTATTTTACGTCGCTTTACTTTCGATATTTTAGTTACTAACTATTTTATCTAGTTTAAGTTTCGCGCAGAGCTTTGACGCAACGTGGAACTATTTCTTCGGCAGTGAACTGGGGTAATTTGTTGGGAGATGTGATCAGACCTCCCGACAAAGGTCAAGGGTCTACCTCGAACGCTCGTCTCTACCCCCCAAATATTCCGTTCACATCCATAACCCGATCATCGAATTCGCACGCGATCATAGTCATAATACCTAGTGTCATTATAATTCGACACTGGGACAATATTTTTCAAGGATTCGCACCAATCGCGACCTGTTATTCGTAGGTGTTGTAGTCATCCTAGAACTACACACGGCCTGATTCTCGTgcaacccgagatatgtaggcaactcAGAGACCGGGGTTCGGCCGCAATGCtctcaaaattttctttatccTTATAGTCTCACGAATTCTTTTAGTCAGGACAAAATAGGCTACTAAGTCAACGTCTTTGCTCGAAAATGCTTTCATCATTACCGGTCAAAGAGGGACAAGTtattgacacccgattttgtcccgcccTCTTTTTCCAAATATTATTTACCAAATAGTTATGCATACTTATTTGTtttctgttattattattactatttattattattattattattattattattattgttattatcattattattattattattattattttactattattaatattatatttatcattattatcatagttattatattattattattttattatccATGAAAGCACTTAACattataattattaatattattataatcgCCGTcttgatattattattattgttattattattgctattattgttattattactattattattattattattactattatttttcatcataccgttgaaaattaatattataatcgcGATAGTCGCTTTTAACACTTTTTACCGTCTTATGTTgacgcatcgcatttattttatacaattagACAATAGCATTTACTTACTTCACGcaactattatgatatcgtaTAATTTTCATGCACGCCATATAACTACTAGTAATTATACTTTACATTGTATAATTTATTTACTTAAGCATTTGTTAGTATATAATTTATTCAAGGTTGTTAAATCATTATTTGAAGCCCACGAAATTAAAGGGTACCAGTCCATTTTTTAGGCCCAAAAACGGACCCAATATATGGCCCAATAGTTTTTTTTACCCGGCCCATACGTCTAGAAAAGGGGCGACTAGGTCTgaccttttcttttcccttcagCAGCCACAGCGTCTTTCTTGATCCCCATTTCCACTTTCAGCAAAACTTCAACCTTTCTTTCCATACCCGCAGAGTTGTTCCTCCATTctcatgtatttttttttcttgctttaaaCAGAAGCTTCTGTCACGAACgcaaagaaacaaaaattgcTGAGAGAAAATCAATCGTCAGAAGATCGGGTTTGACCTCCAATGACTATTGATTCTCGTTTTGGAGCCAAAAGTTTGAAatccgaaaaaaaaaacctacttGTATACTATAAATATGGGCATTTTAGAGTCGAAGGGGGTacttgtaacgacccatttggtcgtttagcacttttaggcctaatattcctaaaGCACCCTTGTGGTCTAATTTTTGGTGTCTATAGTTTGCGATAaccggtgattcggttatttaattgacgagtaaattttagaatatatgtatttaatgtgtgtgaataATCTATTCatagaaataatatttggtATATGAATAAACAGGCTATGGATTAGAGTTCTACCAcatgatttatgataatgattataTGATGTGTGCTAAAGCTGACAAAAGGGTGGCATTTTACGTGAAAAATCTAGATGATACACAaggttaatattttatttaccATGGACACGTGGGTCCATTTCAAGTAAGCATTAGATGACTAATGCCATGTATAGGACTGTTGGCATAGCCCCGAAAATTGATGTGGCTTTGAATGGATACAAATGTTTTCCTTATTAGTCCAGGTTTGGGAACCAATTTATATATGGAAATAAATTGTCTGAAGGACTAAACACGTTTTCCAAAATAGTCAAATTAGGAGGAAGATTCTTTGTTCTATCTTTGTTGGTTGTGAAATTTATacttttagtccctcaagtTAATCTTTATAAGCCAGACAAGTGTCAATGGCCATGACACATGGATTCATTACAAGGAATGGAACGTGACTAATACAATTGAGTATCTGTTGGTGgaacattttctttttaaacaaggatGTATTAAGTGGGGGACAAGCATGCAATTAGGGAATTAAGTAAAGTAAGTGGGGGACAAGCATGCAATTAGGGAATTAAGTAAAGTAAGTGGGGGACAAGCATGCAATTAGGGAATTAAGTAAAGTAAGTGGGGGACAAGCATGCAATTAGGGAATTAAGTAAACATTAAATTAGATTAGTATTAAAGTATACCTTTTCACGTGGTAGTAGCTGGACTTGAGAATGACATTTAGTCCCATACAATATATATTAATGAATGAGTCATAATCATTTTAATTGGCATAGTGACTCATGGGAAGAGGCTATCACGTGTAAAGGAAAAATGAGTCATTACACTACACTATAACATTCATCCTTACCACACAAATTACAAAGAATCCAAAACACAAATGTATGACACCATTTTGATAGCCAACGTCCATGAACATAAAGTGTGCACAAAGAATAAGTAATTTTAATAGTTGATTTTTCGGATATGGaagttgttatatcccatatttttgtaTGTTGGATTATCCATAAGCTAATCGatataagttcaaggacaagattaattttgagatatgagacaaggactttttaattttaattttaatagtGCACGGTTTGCACATTAAATTACAATTAGTGTAGAAACATTAGTGAAGATTatggattaattaaccatggtTAGATTATTAAGAGGGGATTTAGGATTAATTAGTTTAATTAGTGCAATAAGTGAGCCCCACCAAGCATTATAACACAAAAATCAGATTTGTGATGAGGGGCATTTCATAGTGGACACGTGAGGGAGCACTAGGCTGCCAAAAAAAACAGCATTTTGGGATGACTAAAATAAGTCATTCTCCACATTGTTATCTTCCACCAAAAGTTGAGTCAGTGAGAAAAGCTCTTAAGcttaaaagagagagagagagagagccacACGGCCATGGCCAAGACTTTTGTTTTGTATTAATTAAATAAGGGGTATGTTGGTCCCACAACCCACTAATTAAAAGGTAACAATTGGGATTAAATTTCAGATTGAGACAACGTATAAGCAATAGGTTTAAAGGGGTACAAAAAGTGATTAGAGTtagtggaaaagaaaaagggatttATTTAAAGATTAAGTGGATAATTGGTAAGGGCACATTTTTCCACGAGTGACCATGCTAACAAAAGGAACAAGTGActtatatataagtatggaTGCGGTGGCAAACATAAGAATGATTTGGTAATTTATAAAGACTAGTGGTGGGTTCCACAATCcaaataaagaaaggaaaaggaagtttTATTATTATTGCACTTTGAAAAGTTAGTAAAGTTTTCTGAAGCAACTCAGCAACCTTTTATCATTCTTAAGAGCAATATGACTCCATATTTTTAGGAAACAACGTGATGTTGATTGCACAGCAACTTTTTATATTCAACAACATACCATACACGGAACCCAACCACGTTAACTTCTTCTTATGAAATTGACCAAAGCAATATGTATGATACAAATTCATTGAAACTTTTATCACCAACAACCATGGCgactcacggccaacttcaaATGTTggaagaaaattgatttttaattttctagGATCTATTGGAAGCAAGTGGAAAACGTCCAAAGAAGCTTGCTCAATTAGTTCTATGTAGCAGACCACGTTTTAGTCATCTATGGAAGCAAGTTAgtgttttcttcaagtatttttaAAGAGAGAGTTGTTCTTGGACATCTAAGACTCGTCcgttcggaagcacttcgaagaAAAAAAGCTTTGGCATGGGAGTTAGTGACACCCggtcggcattgaggtaggttacggtttactttatggtgagactttgattagcgaagcgtatgtttagatgatattgtcggagaatgcatataaactgcgggtatcaagttgggttagatattttcttaggttggaccttgttgtatgatttggggctacacatcccgttgtgttgttgacttatcttgatctatttttttttttttgtgctcgttgccacttgagacattgagtatatgtgactaatgatatatcatgactatgatattgcggtgctttacttgattgatatggagatgagaatggtgattccattgtggctttttgtgtagccttattctcgatattacttgtattccatgtgtggtaccgtttcggattgaattggtttttcacattacatttcatcatactcatatgcatttccatgatacattgatatatgcatggttatggcactaatgatgatatgtgagagagtgtagcctccgaggtctttgccggagagggtaaaagagagatgagtgtttgttgcccgaggtttcttgcggaacgatggagtgtccgatgcccgaggtctttgccgggatcgtgagagtgctcgtgatccgaggttatattcggagcgagtggtacatggacttcgcgggtcccccatgggtcatgatcgccgagacgtggagttactccgtcgggacatgttgtacaaagcgcatatgcattgcattcatcctacatacattattgcattgcattatatcttggttctgttgattgttgtgatactaccgTGATGTActgattcggattgattatactaagacttggcacaattgggtttagatgctataacataaaagatgacttgttctgtggatatggattcatattgacttgtacttgttggtttatatgtttttcttgcttgttgtctttatatacgttatctagtcttagtcggcctatgatacctaccggtaCTCGTTGTTTGTCCGACCTACACTtgccgcattcttttatgaatgcgagtaccaAGCTGAGATCGATTTCTACTCTTCGTGGCTAATATTCGAGGATTTCGATTCGAGTCTTTCGGGATGAGCATGAGGACGATCGATGCCGATGactctttttatccttatgtcttGTTTTTCGTGGGACATGATCTTTTAGGCtactatgtattattatgattcggacttatagtatttagttagatgctcttgtatgctTTGACCGGATACggggttggattctcattatttctatatttctttatattattatcgtgagacttacgttattttatcttcttccgctttatttatatatttttgattgttggaataagggttcgcttaccgaggtgggaaaggtaggtgccgcacgacttagtgaaaataggtcgtgacgGTACTCTCTTTTTCCGCCCTCACCCTCCtctaaaaaatttcaaaacctGCCATTTCATACCAGTTTATCCCTCAAAAGATTAGTTTTCGAAATTAGTTTCATTTTAGATCTCTGTCCACTTTTAGTCGTGGAAGATATTCGTTTGGTCTTAATCGTGCCATCccgtgtcattttttttttttttttttgttttgagcGAGTTCGGATTGCGTCGGATCCAAGACCCCTGCCCCAGTTTGCACTCACAAAAGGTGCAATTGGGAACATGTTCAGGATGATTAATATTTAGTTAAGTAAGACAAGGTACACTTCGGAGCAAAATGGAGTCCTCATAAAGACTCTCCTTTGTCCGAGCAGTCTTATTTTGAGACTATGCCATCACTGGACCTCGCATGCGCATTTCCCTTCACTCTTCTCGCTTCCCCGAACACCTCAGAACAGAAACACAGAGGAAACCCGGGATTTTCCTTTGCGTCTTAATTTGCTCCTCTTCCTCTCCTGAAATGGTTTGAACGGAAAATGAGGAAAAGAGGGAGGAGTATAGTTATTAAGGTTGTTGAATTCTCTCTTATGATTAATTGTCTCGGTTTATTCTAAGTTTTGATCGTGTATCTTACTGTTTATAGCTATTAACCTTAAACGTTAGACTACCTTGACTATTAGAAGGGTAACAGGGAtaacatttttttatattgaGAAGTATTATTATTTTCGGAACTTAATGGTTCAACTACGAACTTCTATGGctctaaaatttcaaaatcaa is a window encoding:
- the LOC132045211 gene encoding uncharacterized protein LOC132045211, encoding MAEYEACILGLRMAVDMNIQELLVIGDSDLLAHQVQGEWTTKNVKILPYLHCVKDLCKRFIKVEFKHVPRAQNEFADALMKNPMENRYYDIKKYFKIHGDLIRVPPNELNVTSSPWPFTAWGMDVIGPIEPAASNGHRFILVAIDYFTKWVEASSYKSVTKKVVVDFVRNNIICRFGIPESIITDNGANLNSGLMREICETFKITHRNSTPYRPQMNGAVEAANKNIKRILRKMIDNYRHWHEKLPLALLGYRTTVRTSTGATPYLLVYGTEAVLPAEVEIPSLRIIQEAELSDAKWVQNRYEQLMLIDEKRMNAVCHGQLYQNKIAKAFNKKVRPRRFKPGQLVLKRIFPHQNEAKGKFAPNWQGPYMVHRVLTGGALILAEMDGEVWPKAINADAVKRYYV